A genomic window from Candidatus Pelagisphaera phototrophica includes:
- a CDS encoding methionine biosynthesis protein MetW produces the protein MAKYKDKRSVDMQIMRDWVEPGSRVLDLGCGRGVLLEYLKQSRQTEGVGVDLSPEKIHDCVKRGLSAYLGDMMEFMGSFPDNHFDRVICSRTLQELDSPSKVIREALRVSQNLTIGFVNFAYWKNRLSMLIHGRRLENEVYPADWAESRRGNPLSVRQFESYCRHQNFHIARKVYLRGDWKRESTILPNWLSGYAIYDLSAS, from the coding sequence ATGGCTAAGTATAAGGACAAGCGATCCGTAGATATGCAGATCATGCGCGACTGGGTGGAGCCCGGTTCGCGCGTATTGGATCTCGGTTGTGGTCGCGGTGTCCTTCTCGAGTATCTGAAACAGAGCAGGCAGACTGAGGGCGTGGGGGTTGATTTGAGTCCGGAAAAGATTCACGACTGCGTCAAACGAGGGCTATCCGCCTATTTGGGTGACATGATGGAGTTCATGGGCTCGTTTCCTGACAATCATTTTGACCGGGTGATCTGCTCGCGTACCTTGCAGGAGCTGGATAGCCCATCTAAGGTTATCCGGGAGGCGCTGCGCGTTTCGCAAAATCTGACCATTGGATTTGTGAACTTTGCCTACTGGAAAAACAGACTGAGCATGCTTATACACGGTCGGCGATTGGAAAATGAGGTGTATCCAGCGGATTGGGCTGAATCGAGACGGGGTAATCCTCTTTCGGTAAGGCAGTTTGAATCCTATTGCCGCCATCAAAATTTTCACATTGCTCGCAAAGTTTATCTCAGAGGGGACTGGAAGCGTGAATCTACCATACTCCCGAATTGGCTAAGCGGCTATGCCATATACGATCTGAGTGCGAGCTAA